Within the Spirochaetota bacterium genome, the region ATGCACCGATTTTTCCGCTCCCTGATCGGTAAGGGAGCGCGCCCTGATGGCGTTCTCGGCGTTCTGGTTGATGATGGAGGTCGCTTCCTCTATCGTTGAGGCGACCTCCTCCAGGGAGGAAGCCTGTTCCGCCGTGCGCTGGGACATGTTCTGGTTCCCATTGGCTATCTGATCGACCACCTGCGAAAGATTCTGAGACGATGTGTTCACCGTAGCAATCATGCCGCGCACGTTTTCAATGGATTTATTGAGGGCCTCGACCAGCAGGCCCATCTCATCCCTGACAATATCCTCGTACTTCCTTGTGAAGTCGCCTTGCGCGACGCGGTCAAGGACCGATATGGTATTCCTGATAGGATCCGTGAAGCGCCTGGCAATGACGAACAGCGTGGCTACCGTAATGAAAAAGAGCACCACGAGCAGCACGATGACTTTGAGCAGGATACTATTGAACTCCGAATAATAGGCGGACGGGTCGTTAAGTATTGTGATGGTGCCGTCAATAAGGGGGAACTTCGACGTCAGGGCAATCTTCTTCTTCCCGTTGAAGGTGATTTTGTAAGCATCATCTTTCGGCGCAACAAGGGCCGCCGTTGCCTCAAACTTCGTGCCGTCATCCTTGATCTCCTTGCCGACAATCTTGTTCAGCAACGCGGTGTCGGGGCACGCCACAACCACCCCCTTCTTTGATACCAGAACATACTCCACCTTGTTTTCCGCTCCCGCCTTGTTGAGGAATTCGCGCATCGAGTCAAGGGGGATCGTGACGCCGAAAGCGCCCTCGACCCGATCCTGCGCCATGACCGGCACCGCACCCACGATGACATCCTTATTTATCGCGCGGCTTTTTACCACGTCGGAAAAAACTGTTTTTTTCGTCTCAAGGAGCTCCTTGAAATATTCCCGGTCCGCCACATTGCCTAAAGTGCCGTTATGGACAACCGCCGAACCGTCGGCCCGGGCCGCGTAATACGCCTCGACAATGCCCTTGCGCTGCTGGAAAAGAGTGTTCAGAAGCGGCCGCACCTGGTCCGGGTTGACCGTCGCATATCCGCCTGTCTCGGCCAGGACCCGCAGGTCGTTGGTCAGGCTCCCCAGTATCTCCTCGGTGCCGCGGCCGGTCTTCTCCAGCATGAGCTTCATGGATGTTTTTGAAAGAGACAGGACGTTGTCCGCGGCAATCTGGTAAACGCCTATGCCGGTTGCGCAGAGCAGCAGCATCAGCATGGACACAATCGGCACCGAAAGCTTCATGAATATTGACAGCGGCTTGTAATCAATGTACTGCCGGAGCGGATACAGCTCCATGCTGGAGATATAATAGAGGACCATCGCCACGACAAGGGCTGTAAACTGCCCCATGGTCATGAAGAGAAACGCCTGTTGAAAGGAGATCATGGTATTCATCATGATACCCAATATTCCGAAGAGGATCGGTCCGCACCAATTACCGAAGAACAGAAACAGGGACATTTTCAAAGGATATGATTTTACAAGTTTCAATGCTTCGTTTCTATCAATGGTCAGGGAATTATTCTTGAGCTCCAGGATAATTGTCCGCAGCTTACGCGTAAGGAAATACAGATACAGGGATATGATGACGATGATCGGGGGCGCCAGCAGGGCGAGGATTTTGAGCACGGAAAGAAAACTATCCATGCCGATCATGTATACCATGAAAACGCAGATCACGATAGGATCAGCAATGAAAAATACCAGCATTAAAAGGAATAGAAAATAAGGCACGTTTTCAACAGGGCGGGAATTGTTCGTCATTGCAGCCACCTCCGCACATTGGACATGAATTAAATCTCAATTAGATTCAGCTGACAAGCGATTCACATAAGAAACTCTGATAAGAATAATATACTATGTTTTCGATTAATGAGAAACACTTTTCCCCAATTATCCCAAAATTGGGAAATCCGTCATTTTCTCAGCCAGGATTTCATGGCATTGATTGTGATCATAACAACGGCGGATTCATGTATTGACGCGATCCGTATAGTTCCGAAGCCGATTTCGGCGAGGAAAAGCCGACTAACAATGCGGGCAAACAAAAACGAAGGCGAGGATGCGCATCCTCGCCTTCGTGTCATTTCTTGAGAGTAAAGCCTAGCAGACCTTGAACGTGCCGAGATCCTTGTCTCCCTCGACAACGTGGACCGCGCAGGCGATACACGGGTCAAAGGACCGCACCACGCGGGCGGCCTCGATGGGATTCTTCGGGTCGGAAATCGGTGTGCCGATGAGGGCCTGCTCGACGGGGCCCTTGACGCCGTCGTCGCCGCGTGGGCCGCAGAACCAGGTGGTGGGAACGACCGCCTGGTAGTTGGCGATCTTCTTGTCCTTCACCACGATCCAGTGGCCCAGGGCGCCCCGGGACGCCTCGACGAGTCCCATGCCTTCGCCGGTGTCGGGGATGTCGAATGAGTTCCTCGGCTTGCCGTTCACGTCAAGCTCGTCGATCCACTTGTCCATCTCGGCGACGATGAGCTTCGCCTCGATGGCGCGGGCGGCGTGCCGTCCCAGGACCGAGAACACGGCGTTGATGTCGGCGTTAAAAACTTTCAACAGGTCATCGACTTCCTTCTTGACGGCGGCGTTGCCGGAGAGGTAGCTGATGACCACGCGGGCCAGGGGACCGACTTCCATGCCTTTCCCGTCGTACCGCGGCGCCTTGAGCCAGGTATAGGCCCCGCCCTTTCCGGGCTGCGGCTCGGTCTGTCCCTGGAAGGGGTGCAGGTTCGAACCGGAGCTGTAGCGGGAGTACTTGACCTGCTCCTTGATCTTCTCGGCGTCGAAGGTCTCGAGCTTGGTGCCGTAAGCCACGCCGCGCTGGAGGAAGAACTTCTTGTCGTCGACATCCTGCTCGAAG harbors:
- a CDS encoding HAMP domain-containing protein, producing the protein MTNNSRPVENVPYFLFLLMLVFFIADPIVICVFMVYMIGMDSFLSVLKILALLAPPIIVIISLYLYFLTRKLRTIILELKNNSLTIDRNEALKLVKSYPLKMSLFLFFGNWCGPILFGILGIMMNTMISFQQAFLFMTMGQFTALVVAMVLYYISSMELYPLRQYIDYKPLSIFMKLSVPIVSMLMLLLCATGIGVYQIAADNVLSLSKTSMKLMLEKTGRGTEEILGSLTNDLRVLAETGGYATVNPDQVRPLLNTLFQQRKGIVEAYYAARADGSAVVHNGTLGNVADREYFKELLETKKTVFSDVVKSRAINKDVIVGAVPVMAQDRVEGAFGVTIPLDSMREFLNKAGAENKVEYVLVSKKGVVVACPDTALLNKIVGKEIKDDGTKFEATAALVAPKDDAYKITFNGKKKIALTSKFPLIDGTITILNDPSAYYSEFNSILLKVIVLLVVLFFITVATLFVIARRFTDPIRNTISVLDRVAQGDFTRKYEDIVRDEMGLLVEALNKSIENVRGMIATVNTSSQNLSQVVDQIANGNQNMSQRTAEQASSLEEVASTIEEATSIINQNAENAIRARSLTDQGAEKSVHGNAVAKDAIGAINDMNSASGRIADITAMINEIAFQTNLLALNAAVEAARAGEQGRGFAVVAGEVRNLAQRSGNAAKEIEDLIKETIRTVEKGTDLVLRTGEALGDIAGTAKESARIMSEITDATVEQRQGMDQINTAISDLDQMTQQNASMVEETASASEEMMRQAQELMALVAQFRT